TGTTGCAATGTCCGTAggcctttttgctacgattttgacattatgtgggtgttgtattattccctgcttaagatctttgataagccgacttataaccactgcgattgcccctacaaattctaaattacatgaattatatcctctactGATCAAACAGtctgaggggagcagtgaatttcaagagcatggtaattgcgaggatgaattgggcgaaaatgattctgtgttttgcttttcagaccagccgtgccagtgagcgggtaaaactaaagccaacggcaacggacatttcctccccatttctattttttgccataaaatgaattaatggaataaagccgagaggaagttttattaaggaaatcatgtgcaaatttataatataggggggaatgttgggaaaatcattattataaatgtgtttgcaatgcttacttaggaatagaaaaccttattataaacatgcttactatattaatcaatatatttgcttattaggaatagtaatgctcatcctgaatgtgtaacaatattaaacaatatatatgtgttgaacgctgtgcttttatgttagagttattggcattaataaagccattttaatgca
Above is a window of Stigmatopora argus isolate UIUO_Sarg chromosome 11, RoL_Sarg_1.0, whole genome shotgun sequence DNA encoding:
- the LOC144085175 gene encoding syncytin-A-like, translating into MAFQDRIAVDMLLAEQGGVCAMFGDQCCTFIPNNTSPDGSLTQAISGLQTLNRNMKKHSGVSESAWDSWWQKSFGKYKNLAQSVAMSVGLFATILTLCGCCIIPCLRSLISRLITTAIAPTNSKLHELYPLLIKQSEGSSEFQEHGNCEDELGENDSVFCFSDQPCQ